One part of the Marinobacter sp. M3C genome encodes these proteins:
- the rplD gene encoding 50S ribosomal protein L4 — MELTITGSGQGITVSEATFAKDFNEALVHQVVVAYMAAGRQGTKAQKTRSEVRGGGKKPWRQKGTGRARAGTIRSPIWRSGGVTFAAKPRSYEQKVNRKMYRAAMRSILSELVRQERLIVVDDFSIDTPKTKAFTAKLADMGLSNVLILSENLDQNLHLASRNVPHVDVRDVAGLDPVSLVAHEKIVVTVPALKKIEEMLG; from the coding sequence ATGGAATTGACAATTACAGGTAGCGGTCAGGGAATTACGGTTTCCGAGGCTACTTTCGCAAAAGATTTTAACGAAGCACTGGTTCACCAGGTGGTTGTAGCCTATATGGCTGCTGGCCGTCAGGGTACCAAAGCTCAGAAGACCCGTTCAGAAGTCAGGGGTGGTGGTAAGAAGCCTTGGCGTCAGAAGGGTACTGGTCGTGCTCGTGCTGGTACTATCCGCAGCCCAATTTGGCGCTCCGGTGGTGTTACCTTTGCAGCGAAGCCTCGTAGCTACGAGCAAAAGGTAAACCGTAAAATGTACCGCGCTGCAATGCGCTCCATTTTGTCCGAGCTGGTCCGTCAGGAACGTCTGATTGTGGTTGACGATTTTTCAATCGACACCCCCAAGACCAAGGCCTTTACTGCCAAGTTGGCTGACATGGGTTTAAGCAACGTGTTGATCTTGTCGGAAAATCTTGATCAGAACCTGCACCTGGCCTCGCGCAACGTGCCTCACGTCGATGTGCGTGATGTTGCTGGTCTGGATCCGGTTAGCCTGGTTGCTCACGAGAAAATCGTAGTGACTGTTCCCGCTCTGAAGAAAATCGAGGAGATGCTGGGATGA
- the rplC gene encoding 50S ribosomal protein L3 yields MAIGIVGRKAGMTRIFTEDGQALPVTVIEVDSNRITQLKTLENDGYRAVQITVGSRRSSRVNKSAAGHFAKAGVEAGRSVWEFRLADGEGEDLVAGGEITASVFEDGQAVDATGTSKGKGFQGGVKRWNFAMQDATHGNSLSHRAPGSIGQNQTPGKVFKGKKMAGQMGNAQVTVQNLKIVRVDAERNLLLVSGAVPGATGGDVVIKPAVKA; encoded by the coding sequence ATGGCAATTGGTATTGTCGGTCGTAAGGCCGGTATGACCCGTATATTTACGGAAGACGGGCAAGCGTTGCCCGTAACGGTGATCGAGGTTGATTCTAACCGCATCACTCAACTTAAGACTCTTGAAAACGACGGCTACCGTGCAGTTCAGATAACGGTGGGATCGCGTCGTTCCTCTCGTGTTAACAAGAGTGCAGCAGGCCATTTCGCAAAAGCCGGTGTTGAAGCGGGCCGTAGCGTATGGGAATTTCGTTTGGCAGACGGCGAAGGTGAAGACCTGGTTGCCGGCGGCGAAATTACTGCGTCAGTCTTTGAAGACGGTCAGGCCGTTGATGCCACAGGTACATCTAAAGGTAAAGGTTTCCAGGGCGGCGTGAAGCGCTGGAACTTTGCCATGCAGGATGCTACCCACGGTAACTCCCTGTCTCACCGTGCTCCGGGTTCCATTGGTCAAAACCAGACTCCGGGCAAGGTATTCAAAGGCAAAAAGATGGCGGGCCAGATGGGTAATGCGCAGGTTACTGTGCAGAACCTGAAAATTGTCCGTGTCGACGCTGAGCGCAATCTTCTGCTGGTTAGTGGTGCCGTCCCCGGCGCTACTGGTGGCGATGTTGTCATCAAGCCTGCTGTTAAAGCCTGA
- the tuf gene encoding elongation factor Tu, producing the protein MSKSKFERKKPHLNVGTIGHVDHGKTTLTAALTRVCHDVWGTGTASAFDQIDNAPEERARGITIATSHVEYDSPNRHYAHVDCPGHADYVKNMITGAAQMDGAILVCSAADGPMPQTREHILLSRQVGVPYIVVFLNKADMVDDEELLELVEMEVRDLLEMYDFPADDTPIITGSALMALEGRDDNEMGTTAVRKLVEALDSYIPEPERAINLPFLMPIEDVFSISGRGTVVTGRIERGIVKIGEEVEIVGLKDTVKTVCTGVEMFRKLLDEGRAGENVGVLLRGTKRDDVERGQVLCKPGSMKPHTKFECEVYVLSKNEGGRHTPFFKGYRPQFYFRTTDVTGACELPEGVEMVMPGDNVKMEVTLIAPIAMEDGLRFAIREGGRTVGAGVVAKILE; encoded by the coding sequence GTGTCTAAATCTAAATTCGAACGTAAGAAGCCACACTTGAACGTGGGCACCATTGGTCACGTTGACCATGGTAAGACCACTCTGACAGCTGCTCTGACGCGTGTATGTCATGACGTATGGGGAACAGGTACTGCAAGTGCTTTTGACCAGATCGACAATGCTCCGGAAGAACGTGCGCGCGGTATTACCATCGCCACGTCTCACGTTGAGTACGATTCCCCGAACCGTCACTACGCACACGTAGATTGCCCGGGCCACGCTGATTATGTGAAAAACATGATCACCGGTGCGGCGCAGATGGACGGCGCTATCCTGGTTTGCTCCGCTGCTGACGGCCCTATGCCGCAGACCCGCGAGCACATCCTGCTGTCACGTCAGGTAGGTGTTCCTTACATCGTTGTGTTCCTGAACAAAGCGGACATGGTTGACGATGAAGAGCTGCTTGAATTGGTAGAAATGGAAGTACGCGATCTGCTGGAAATGTACGACTTCCCAGCTGACGACACTCCGATCATCACCGGTTCTGCGTTGATGGCTCTGGAAGGTCGTGATGACAACGAAATGGGCACGACTGCTGTTCGTAAGCTGGTAGAAGCTCTGGATTCTTATATCCCTGAGCCTGAGCGTGCGATTAATCTGCCGTTCCTGATGCCTATCGAAGACGTATTCTCTATCTCTGGCCGTGGTACCGTTGTAACCGGTCGTATAGAGCGTGGTATTGTCAAGATTGGTGAAGAAGTGGAAATCGTGGGTCTCAAAGACACGGTCAAAACGGTTTGCACCGGCGTTGAAATGTTCCGCAAACTGCTCGACGAAGGTCGTGCAGGCGAGAACGTTGGCGTACTGTTGCGCGGCACCAAGCGTGACGACGTTGAGCGTGGTCAGGTTCTGTGTAAGCCAGGCAGCATGAAGCCGCACACCAAGTTTGAGTGCGAAGTGTACGTGCTGAGCAAGAACGAAGGCGGCCGTCATACTCCGTTCTTCAAGGGCTATCGCCCGCAGTTCTACTTCCGTACCACCGACGTCACCGGTGCTTGCGAATTGCCAGAAGGCGTAGAAATGGTTATGCCAGGTGATAACGTGAAGATGGAAGTGACTTTGATTGCTCCGATCGCCATGGAAGATGGCCTGCGCTTCGCAATTCGCGAAGGCGGCCGTACTGTAGGCGCCGGTGTTGTCGCCAAGATTCTCGAGTAA
- the rpsJ gene encoding 30S ribosomal protein S10, with protein sequence MQSQKIRIRLKAFDYRLIDQSTQEIVDTAKRTGAQVRGPIPLPTRKEKFTILVSPHVNKDARDQYEIRTHKRLLDIVEPTEKTVDALMKLDLAAGVDVQISLG encoded by the coding sequence ATGCAAAGCCAAAAGATTCGGATTCGGTTGAAGGCGTTCGATTACCGCCTGATCGACCAGTCTACGCAAGAGATTGTCGACACCGCTAAGCGGACCGGCGCTCAGGTGCGCGGACCTATTCCTTTGCCTACGCGCAAAGAAAAGTTCACGATTCTGGTTTCACCGCACGTCAACAAAGACGCGCGCGACCAGTATGAAATTCGCACCCACAAGCGTTTGCTCGACATTGTTGAGCCAACGGAAAAGACAGTAGATGCTTTGATGAAACTAGACCTGGCAGCAGGTGTAGACGTTCAGATCAGCCTCGGTTAA